GAAAACAATTGAATTTCCTCATCAGCACACAGGATTCAAAGGGAAGTGGTGGATAGGTGAGACCCACAATACCATCGCTATTGGTATTAGTCCTTTAAATGGAACCATACACATGGTTTACGATATGCACGCCTACACAAACAGCGGTGTTTTTACAAACGACTATTTTAGGTATACTTACTCTATGCCTAATACTGCAGAACTTTCGGATGCAGAGTTTACTTTAGACAAATTTGTAAAAGATCCTTTAGATGATGATTACAAACACTGTACAATGGATGGTGTTAGAGATGCGGCTCATTATGATAGATTTACTTATCCGCAATTCTTTTTAAACGATGATGGAGAATTATTTTTAACCGCAAGAGACGGGACGTCACATGATGGTGCACAAGCTTTTATTAAATATGATGCCAATGCCTTAAAATGGGGGAGGTTTATACATTTCAATGCTTTAGGGGCAGGTAGTAAAGGAGAAACAAATAATTGGAGTATTTATGGTAGCATCAAGTATGTAGATGGAAAAGTAAGAGCTGGTTTTCAACGAAGATTGAATAATGGCTCAGATAAATATCAGTATCAAAATGGGGTTTACTATGCTTATTCAGATGATCCAACAGGAGCCTCCCAATGGAAAAACCATAAAGGAGAGGCCATGACACTTCCTTTGGTTAAAGCCGAAGAAGTTTTGGTATTTGAGCCTGGTGATTATGTAGCGACAACAGCACAAAATAAGGTGCATATTGTTAGTGGATTTGATTGGACAGTAACAGATAACGGAGATGTGCATATTATAAGTAGAGTTAAAGACAACGAAAACAATGTTACCAAGAACATACACAGCTATAAGCCTAATGGAGTAAGTGATTTTATAATTTCTACCGATTTTACAGGAGCACAAGAATTATACGCATCAGGTGATAACGTATTTGTTATTGGTTTGAATTCTTCAGGTAGACCATTTGTTGATAGAACTGAAGGAGGTACAAATCTTTTTACTAGAGTTTACGAACAAACCTCTGGAAAACGCTTTAGAAAAGGACAAGTGCATATTTCTGATGGTAAGCTATACTATTATCTTTTAGAAAATAATACTTCAGATAATGATGAAACACAACCGACCTATTTGCAAATAATTAATTTAAATGTCACTCAAGGGCCAAAACCTTTCGAGGTGAATTTAGTAACTCCTACCAATAATCAAACTTTCAAAGAAGGAGAAAATGTGCAAATTTATGCTTCAGCAACGGCAGATACCGGGGAAATTACTAAAGTAGAGTTTTTGGTGGATGATTTCCTAGTAAATGCAGATAGTACAAAACCCTATTTATTTGATTGGACACCCAGTGTAATTGGTTCATACAAAATAAAGGCGGTAGCCTATAAAACAGGAGGGGAGAGTATAACATCTTCAGAAATAACTATTGAGGTTACCGAGGTTGATAAAAGTGATTTAACAGGTGATGTTTTTAGGTTGCGTAACGTAGCTACGGGCAAGTTTTTAGGTGATTCTGGAGCAAGTGCTATTCCCGTTTCTATGTATGATTCTGGAGAAGAACAAGATAAACATTGGACTTTCGTAAAAAGCGGAGCATACTACAATATTGACAGTGAAACTTTCGGGATACTTCGAGCCACTGGACCTACTTTTTCTGATGGAGCAAATGCTGTAGTAAGCACCGGAAAGTCTGCGCCAGCTGGTGATACAGATAAAGTTTGGACCATTCATTATAATGAGATAGATGATACTTTTAGGTTTGAATCTAAAGACAATGGTCGATTTTTATATCATGATGCTAATGGTAATGTAACAAATATTAGTGCGCCTGTAACGGATCTAAGAAGTGTATGGCAGGCAATAACTACAAGTGTTACACTAGGTACTACTAATAATGAATCTTTATTACCATCAATAAAAATATATCCTAATCCTACAGAGGATAGATTTACCATAGCATTTAAAAATACTAGTCGTATTAAAAATGTTGAAATTTATAATATTATTGGAAATCTAGTTTATCAAAAGGTGCCAAAAAGTAATGTTTTACAAGTAAAAAACAAAGGATTTAAAACGGGTGTTTATTTAGTGAAAGCTTTTTCAGAAGATAATCAAACCTTTACTTCTAAATTAATTGTAAAATAAGAAATGTAAAAAAAGCCTTAAATATAATATTACTTAAAAAAAATGTGCACTATTTTATTTAAGGTTTGAGCCCTATAATACAGGATAGGTTTCTCTGTTTTATTTTTAATATTTAACCCCAATTACCTAAACTAAACTTTTTTAATATGATAAAACAAGTTACACTAAAACATATTGTTTTAACAACAATGCTTTTGTTTTCACTTATTGTGACAGCACAAACAGCTGCACCCGACGAAGATACTGGGGCTTATACCACTTGTAACACAAATGGGCAAAATGCTACTAGAACTTCAGATGATTTACCAAACCCTGTTAATGTAGGAACTATTGATGACCGTACGTGCTATGCAAATTACAGTGAAAGTGATGTGTATGGTAAAACTTGGGGAGTATACAATATAACACATAATTCAAATCAATTTGAAACGACCTTACAGCCTAGAATGGAACGCTCTTTAAGCAGGTCTAGTGAAACTGGAGTAGGAAGTTATGCGAAGTTTACAGGCGTGTTTAGAATTCTTGAGGTAGGGGATACTTCTGGGGTCAATCAGGATGGAACTTATATAGCACAGGCCAAAGGAAAGCATACTGGTGGTGGAGGATCTCCAGATCCAGCCATTTGTTTGTATTTAGCTAAACCTGTGTATGGTACAGGTGCCGATGCCAATAAACAAGTGTCGTTCGATATTTATGCCGAGCGTATTTTATACCGTGGAGGAGAAGGAAGCGGTAGGGAAATTGTATTCCTAAAAAATGTCAATAAAAATGCCGAAATTGATTTTGAATTAGAGGTAGGTTTTAGAGAAGACCCTAGTGATGCGACTAAAAAAGTCCATTATTGTGATGCCGTAATTGGCGGTGAAGCTTTTAATTGGAATATTCCAGAGCCAGAAAAAGGAAGGGAATCTGGTATTAGATATGGTGCCTATAGAGTTAAAGGAGGCAGAGCTCAAATTAGATGGGCAAATACCACATACCAAAAGGAAGAAAAAGTAGGTGTTGTAGATCCAGGTCCAGTTGGAGATGTTTATCGCTTAAGAAATGTTGCTACCGGTCAGTTTCTTGCAGATTCGGGAGTGAGTGCTTCGCCAGTTACTATGAGTGCTTCTGGTAATGAATCAAATAAAAATTGGAGTTTTGTAGCCAGTGGGAATTATTTTAATATTGATAGCGAAACTTTTGGAATTTTACGCGCCCCTGCAGCTAATGGTCCTGGTGGAGCTTATGTTGTTGTAAGCACTACAAAAGCGGCGCCAGCAACAGATAGCGATAAAGTATGGACGATACATTATAACCAAGCAGAGGATACCTATAGATTTGAATCTGGTAACAGTGGCAGATATCTGTATCATGAAGTAAATGGAAACGTTACTCATATTTCGGCACTAGCAACTGATGATAGAAGTGTATGGGAAGCTATTCCAACAAGTGTAGTGCTTAGTGTAGATGAAAACAAGCTTTCGACTTCTAAAATTCGAGTTTTCCCGAACCCTGCGAAAGATAGATTTACGATTTCAATAAAAAATCTAAATCATGTAAAAGTTAAAATATTTGATATTTTAGGTAAAATTGTTTTTGAAACTGAAACCTCGAACGATAGCCTTCAAATAAATAATAACGGACAATTTACGACAGGAATTTATCTGGTTAAAATAATTGATAGTACCAATACTGCTCATCATACAAAACTGGTTGTAAAATAATACAATCAAACTATAGTACGTTTCAAAACGGATGAATTTATAATGAAAAGACGCAACTTTATACAACTATCAACTTTAGCAGGCTTAGGATGGTCACTTCCTTTTTTTGGAGGACTTCACTCGTGTTCAACGCAACCTGAACAATCCTTAGAATTTAAAAATTTAATCTCAGGACTTTTAAAGGATTGGTGCGATGGTATGTTAAAGCAACAAATTCACAATCCATCTAACCTAGAAGAACATGGGGCACTAAATTGTCCTTCATGTGAACATATTCACGGACGTTGTATGGATGCCGTTTATCCATTTTTATACATGGCCGATGTTACAGGAGAAAAAAAGTATGTAGAAGGGGCTAAATTGGTTATGCTTTGGGCTGAAAATAACGTGTCCCAACAAGATGGTAGCTGGACAGTAATTAGGAATCCAAAGTCTTGGAAGGGAATTACCGTATTTGGAGCCATTGCTTTAGCTGAAGGTTTACATTATCACGGACATGTTTTAGATGAAGAAACGAAAGAAGCATGGACCATGCGTTTAGAAAATGCGGGGCAGTACATTTATGATACGTTTACTATAGATTTTACCAATATTAATTATCCAGGAACCGCAATTTATGGCTTAGATTTAATTGGAGATGTTGTTAATAGAAGTGATTTTAAAGCCAAGAGTGAAATATTAGCAGAAGAAGTTAAAAATTATTTTACGCCTCATGAAAATTTGTTGTTTGGTGAGTGTAAAAAGAGTTCGAGTAAGTTAAGTGAAAAAGGTCTTCATGGTGTTGATTTAGGATATAATGTTGAAGAGACTTTAAATAGTTTGGTCATGTATGCACTTAAAAATGATGACCAAGCCTTATTGCAAATTTTAACTAAATCTTTAAATAGCCATTTGGAATTTATGATGCCTGACGGAGGTTGGGATAATAGCTGGGGAAACAGAATGTATAAATGGACTTATTGGGGTAGTAGAACCTGCGATGGGAGTCAACCAGCTTTTGGAATGATGGCAAATATCAATCCTGCATTTGGAACTGCAGCCATTAAAAACACCGAATTGTTACAAAGTTGTACTTCAGATGGATTAATTCATGGCGGACCACATTATGTTTCAGCAGGAATCCCGCCTTGCATTCATCATACATTTACGCATGCTAAACCTTTAACAGCGCTTTTAGATCATTGGAAACATCTACCTCAAATAAGCAAAAATGCGATATTGCCAAGAGAAACGGCAGATGGTATTAAGCATTTTAAAGATTTAGATGTGTTTTTATTTGCTAGAGGCCATTGGCGAGGAACAGTTAGCGCTTATGATGCTGAATATCATTATAAAGAAGATTTCAGACAAGCTTCGGGAGGTGCTTTGGGGATGTTGTATCATAATAAAGTGGGGTTAATTTGTACCGCAAGTATGGCAGAGTATCAATTGGTTGAAAAGAATAATCAACAAGAACAACCAGGCCAAGACATCTGTTTAACACCAAGAATTGAAACTTTTAAAGATGAAGTTTGGTACACTAATCTGTACGATTTGCCAGCAACAGTTACTTCAAAAGATGTTGAAGGCGTTATAGATATAGTTGCGCATGTGAAATTGAAAAATGGAAAGCGAAAAACAATTGAGGGTACAGCAAACGATTTTGACATTACCTACAGATGTAATAACAATGAATTAGCTATTTCAGTAAAAACCAATCAAAAAATTACCTCTCCAACAGCATTTGTATTACCCATTGTTTCTAAAAATAATGAAGTCGTTACAAGGCTAAGCGATACTGAAATTACAGTTCAAAAACCTGAAGGTTTAGTTACTATAAAAGCCAGTACATCAATAAAAATAAAAGCTATTGAAGGAAAAAGGACTTTTAATATGGTTCCAGGTGTAGAGGCCTTGCCTCTAGAGGTTTATTTTGTACCTAATAGTTCAAGCCTAGAACTAAGTCTTTCAGTAAGTTAGTGTATCCTATAATTCTAGGAATTTGAGGGTTCAGCTTTTTTAAGTTGAACCCTTTTTTATTTGGATAAATATAAGTTTAGGATATAATTGGTTTTATCGGTAATGCTCTTTTTTAGTTGCCTTCATTCACAGTTTTGTATTTGGAGAATGCAAGTTCGTTTGGTGTTTAACTCTCAGAATTGATATGTCAGTCTAGATTTCTATTTTTTATAGGCTTTTTCCTTTGTGTTCTTCTTGTTGTGTTTTTTGTCATTTCGATGGTATTTTAACCTTTAAATAGCAAAAAAATCAGGTATAACCATGCGATACAGGATAGATTTAAGTGTTAAGTGGGTTTTATTTACACAAAGCTAATCATAAACTAAACAAATGGAATTAAAAATAAAACAAAAACTAACGCCAGATATCATCCCGGGGGGAGAGGTGGCAAGGATTGGAATGATAGCACAAAAATTGAAATGCCAAATGCATGGGATAGACATCTTATGCCAGTTGCAGAATGGCAACATCCTCGAGGCATGATGCACGGATTAGCCAATGGAGAGATTCGGGTTACAAGAGGCGGCATGGACGTTTTTCAAATGGTAGAAGGGGGTGATTACATTTATCCAGATGGAGCAATTGCCGATGAAGCTTTAAAGCAATTGCGTGAACTGGCCAGCAATAAAGAAAAACCATTTTTACTTGCCGTTGGAATTATTAAACCACACTTACCCTTCGGTGCGCCTAAAACTTACCATGACAGGTATGAGGGCATTAAATTGCCAGAAATAAAGAACCCTAAAATACTGGAAGGAAAAACCACATGGCATGGCTCTGGTGAGTTTATGGGATACAACCGTTGGGGTAAAAACCCAAATTAAGGATGCAGCTTTTGCGGAAGAAGTACGCTTTCATTACGCCGCATGTGTTAGTTATGCAGATGCACAAGTAGGTAAAGTGCTAGCAGAATTGAAAAG
This genomic interval from Tamlana carrageenivorans contains the following:
- a CDS encoding BNR-4 repeat-containing protein, whose translation is MTKKLHLNLFFITFLLFSMSTKAQVTLESEVKITDLAMYFTGVQNQNSTRQAETEPYDYAYGSALSPHGDCIKTYKHYVFMTWYRGGKLDRHVMLTRYNTLTGAMKTIEFPHQHTGFKGKWWIGETHNTIAIGISPLNGTIHMVYDMHAYTNSGVFTNDYFRYTYSMPNTAELSDAEFTLDKFVKDPLDDDYKHCTMDGVRDAAHYDRFTYPQFFLNDDGELFLTARDGTSHDGAQAFIKYDANALKWGRFIHFNALGAGSKGETNNWSIYGSIKYVDGKVRAGFQRRLNNGSDKYQYQNGVYYAYSDDPTGASQWKNHKGEAMTLPLVKAEEVLVFEPGDYVATTAQNKVHIVSGFDWTVTDNGDVHIISRVKDNENNVTKNIHSYKPNGVSDFIISTDFTGAQELYASGDNVFVIGLNSSGRPFVDRTEGGTNLFTRVYEQTSGKRFRKGQVHISDGKLYYYLLENNTSDNDETQPTYLQIINLNVTQGPKPFEVNLVTPTNNQTFKEGENVQIYASATADTGEITKVEFLVDDFLVNADSTKPYLFDWTPSVIGSYKIKAVAYKTGGESITSSEITIEVTEVDKSDLTGDVFRLRNVATGKFLGDSGASAIPVSMYDSGEEQDKHWTFVKSGAYYNIDSETFGILRATGPTFSDGANAVVSTGKSAPAGDTDKVWTIHYNEIDDTFRFESKDNGRFLYHDANGNVTNISAPVTDLRSVWQAITTSVTLGTTNNESLLPSIKIYPNPTEDRFTIAFKNTSRIKNVEIYNIIGNLVYQKVPKSNVLQVKNKGFKTGVYLVKAFSEDNQTFTSKLIVK
- a CDS encoding T9SS type A sorting domain-containing protein; protein product: MIKQVTLKHIVLTTMLLFSLIVTAQTAAPDEDTGAYTTCNTNGQNATRTSDDLPNPVNVGTIDDRTCYANYSESDVYGKTWGVYNITHNSNQFETTLQPRMERSLSRSSETGVGSYAKFTGVFRILEVGDTSGVNQDGTYIAQAKGKHTGGGGSPDPAICLYLAKPVYGTGADANKQVSFDIYAERILYRGGEGSGREIVFLKNVNKNAEIDFELEVGFREDPSDATKKVHYCDAVIGGEAFNWNIPEPEKGRESGIRYGAYRVKGGRAQIRWANTTYQKEEKVGVVDPGPVGDVYRLRNVATGQFLADSGVSASPVTMSASGNESNKNWSFVASGNYFNIDSETFGILRAPAANGPGGAYVVVSTTKAAPATDSDKVWTIHYNQAEDTYRFESGNSGRYLYHEVNGNVTHISALATDDRSVWEAIPTSVVLSVDENKLSTSKIRVFPNPAKDRFTISIKNLNHVKVKIFDILGKIVFETETSNDSLQINNNGQFTTGIYLVKIIDSTNTAHHTKLVVK
- a CDS encoding sulfatase-like hydrolase/transferase gives rise to the protein MPNAWDRHLMPVAEWQHPRGMMHGLANGEIRVTRGGMDVFQMVEGGDYIYPDGAIADEALKQLRELASNKEKPFLLAVGIIKPHLPFGAPKTYHDRYEGIKLPEIKNPKILEGKTTWHGSGEFMGYNRWGKNPN